In one window of Kiloniellales bacterium DNA:
- a CDS encoding DMT family transporter: MFDVLLYLVVVLAWGTTWLAIKFQLGVVAPEASLVYRFALAALLVFLWAAWRRERLGFARRDHLAFAAMGVCMFSTNFYAYYLAAEHVTTGLLAVLFSTVSILNIFNGRIFLGRGLNPRVLLGALCGFAGITTVFWPEVAAFGLSDGKTLGLLLGLGGALCFSLGNMVSARVQARGLPIVAGTAWSMLYGTAWLLVLALAAGSVFTFDPRLPYTASLLYLVGVGSLIAFGAYLTLLGRIGAERAAYATVLFPIIALGLSTLFEGYVWTPGAAAGVALVLFGNFLVLAPAKRKIAPVAEPAE, encoded by the coding sequence GTGTTCGATGTTCTGCTCTATCTCGTCGTCGTGCTCGCCTGGGGCACGACCTGGCTCGCGATCAAGTTCCAGCTCGGCGTGGTGGCGCCCGAGGCCTCGCTGGTCTACCGCTTCGCCCTGGCGGCGCTGCTGGTCTTCCTCTGGGCGGCCTGGCGCCGCGAGCGCCTGGGCTTCGCGCGGCGCGACCATCTCGCCTTCGCGGCGATGGGCGTCTGCATGTTCTCGACCAACTTCTACGCCTACTACCTGGCGGCAGAGCACGTCACGACCGGCCTGCTCGCGGTGCTCTTCTCGACGGTCTCGATCCTCAACATCTTCAACGGCCGGATCTTCCTGGGGCGCGGCCTGAACCCGCGGGTCTTGCTCGGCGCGCTCTGCGGCTTCGCCGGCATCACGACGGTCTTCTGGCCCGAGGTCGCCGCCTTCGGGTTGTCCGACGGCAAGACGCTCGGGCTTCTGCTCGGGCTGGGCGGCGCCCTCTGCTTCTCGCTCGGCAACATGGTCTCGGCGCGGGTCCAGGCCCGCGGCCTGCCGATCGTCGCCGGCACCGCCTGGAGCATGCTCTACGGCACGGCCTGGCTTCTGGTTCTCGCGCTCGCCGCCGGCAGCGTCTTCACCTTCGACCCGCGCCTGCCCTACACGGCCTCGCTGCTCTACCTGGTCGGGGTCGGCTCGCTGATCGCCTTCGGCGCCTATCTCACCCTGCTCGGGCGGATCGGCGCCGAGCGCGCGGCCTACGCCACGGTGCTCTTCCCGATCATCGCGCTCGGCCTCTCGACTCTCTTCGAGGGCTACGTCTGGACCCCGGGCGCGGCCGCCGGCGTCGCCCTGGTGCTGTTCGGCAACTTCCTCGTGCTGGCGCCGGCCAAGCGAAAGATCGCACCTGTAGCGGAGCCAGCGGAATGA
- a CDS encoding DUF4239 domain-containing protein, whose translation MTEYLLSLPDVIGAAVAMAITTFVGLVVYFAAHKLISKHQREDLKDPTSSLFRLVGVLVSLMLSLAFADVIIQFRAIQNALGREAVAISDTFYDLQSYDAESTRELRVLLIRYAESVVEDDWPALADDRLSDRTRALKRDLVNRVMRMNPATPEQEKLWSLIVADVDAMSDHRLNRLDNALAEPPIFVYVVMFGFLVTMACFGAYRPQGPLVVLVSLYTAFIGFVLYLVLALSDPYQGAFSVEPTVLERLIADLEAEGA comes from the coding sequence ATGACCGAGTACCTGCTTTCGCTGCCTGATGTGATCGGCGCCGCCGTCGCGATGGCAATCACGACGTTTGTCGGCCTTGTGGTCTATTTCGCCGCGCACAAGCTGATCTCGAAACACCAACGCGAAGACCTGAAGGACCCGACCAGCAGCCTGTTCCGCTTGGTCGGCGTGCTGGTCAGCCTCATGCTCTCTCTGGCGTTCGCGGACGTGATCATCCAGTTCAGGGCAATCCAGAATGCCCTGGGGCGTGAGGCAGTGGCGATCTCGGACACCTTCTACGACCTGCAGTCCTATGACGCGGAAAGCACCCGGGAGCTGCGGGTCCTTCTGATCCGCTATGCGGAGTCGGTGGTCGAAGACGACTGGCCGGCCCTGGCGGATGACCGCCTCAGCGACCGAACCAGGGCCTTGAAAAGAGATCTCGTGAACCGGGTCATGAGGATGAACCCGGCGACCCCTGAGCAGGAGAAGCTGTGGTCGCTGATCGTCGCCGACGTGGACGCGATGTCCGACCACCGCCTGAACCGCTTGGACAACGCCTTGGCCGAACCGCCGATCTTCGTCTACGTGGTCATGTTCGGATTTCTCGTGACGATGGCCTGCTTCGGGGCCTACCGGCCGCAGGGCCCGCTCGTCGTCCTGGTTTCGCTCTACACCGCCTTCATCGGCTTCGTTCTCTATCTCGTCCTGGCCCTGAGCGACCCCTATCAGGGCGCCTTCAGCGTCGAACCGACCGTGCTCGAGCGCCTGATCGCCGACCTCGAGGCCGAGGGCGCCTAA
- a CDS encoding DUF1194 domain-containing protein → MTRSAKLLLASLFALGLVGAHSARAETPVSIELVLAVDTSQSVDGFEFALVMEGIAGALRDPEVVDRIGQLDGVAVALFQWNSEIDEGYMIPWHLMKDPGSVEAFAAKVAQAERDPLRGFTAIGRAVEFGLRQIAGNAFEGRQKKIDVSGDGRNNRGRSPLVFRAQAKHQGVVINGLPIMTQSSAKSAELDRYYREEVISGPGAFAEVADGYEDFARAFRRKLLREITPVISEGENDGREALAYSSPRGSSASE, encoded by the coding sequence GTGACGAGATCCGCGAAGCTGCTCTTGGCGAGCCTTTTCGCTCTTGGGCTTGTCGGCGCCCATTCCGCACGGGCCGAGACGCCGGTCTCGATCGAGCTGGTCCTGGCGGTCGATACCTCGCAGAGCGTCGACGGCTTCGAGTTCGCGCTGGTCATGGAAGGGATCGCCGGGGCGCTGCGGGATCCCGAGGTGGTCGACCGCATCGGCCAGCTCGACGGCGTCGCCGTCGCGCTGTTCCAGTGGAACTCCGAGATCGACGAAGGCTACATGATCCCCTGGCACCTGATGAAGGACCCGGGCAGCGTCGAGGCCTTCGCGGCGAAGGTGGCGCAGGCGGAACGCGACCCGCTGCGCGGCTTCACGGCGATCGGCCGGGCGGTCGAGTTCGGCCTGCGGCAGATCGCGGGCAACGCTTTCGAGGGCCGCCAGAAGAAGATCGACGTCTCGGGCGACGGCCGCAACAACAGGGGGCGCTCGCCGCTGGTCTTCCGCGCGCAGGCGAAGCACCAGGGCGTCGTCATCAACGGTCTGCCGATCATGACCCAGAGCAGCGCCAAGTCGGCCGAGCTGGACCGCTACTACCGCGAGGAAGTGATCTCCGGCCCGGGGGCCTTCGCCGAGGTCGCCGACGGCTACGAGGACTTCGCCCGCGCCTTCCGGCGCAAGCTGCTGCGCGAGATCACCCCGGTGATCAGCGAAGGGGAAAACGACGGCCGCGAGGCGCTCGCCTATTCCTCGCCGCGCGGGTCCTCCGCGTCGGAATGA
- a CDS encoding phytanoyl-CoA dioxygenase family protein: MRLSDAEIARFEAEGYLFFPALLSGAEISPLLGDLPGLLARTGPEVVREADGDEAVRVMYGSHAFSEAYRRLSRHPKLVGPAEQLLRDGIYIHQMRLNPKLDFAGETWSWHQDFASWHHSDAMPEPRALVTAVFLDEASAANAPLLVVPGSQSHGLVDEVTLDRADEGYTLLEIDPPTLKAMVEARGLKALTGPPGSVAFLHCNIVHGSANNITPLRRAVIYAIYNAVSNACVGGGRAWHHAGRDFTPIEALAEDCLLALAAERDGDAIGRESA; the protein is encoded by the coding sequence ATGCGCCTGAGCGACGCCGAGATCGCGCGCTTCGAAGCCGAGGGCTATCTCTTCTTCCCCGCGCTGCTCTCGGGCGCGGAGATATCGCCCTTGCTGGGCGACCTGCCGGGCCTGCTGGCGCGGACGGGCCCCGAGGTGGTGCGCGAGGCAGACGGGGACGAGGCGGTGCGGGTGATGTACGGCAGCCACGCGTTCTCCGAGGCCTATCGGCGCCTGAGCCGCCACCCCAAGCTGGTCGGCCCGGCCGAACAGCTCCTCCGGGACGGGATCTACATCCACCAGATGCGGCTCAACCCCAAGCTGGATTTCGCCGGCGAGACCTGGAGCTGGCACCAGGACTTCGCCAGCTGGCACCACTCCGACGCCATGCCCGAGCCCCGCGCCCTGGTCACCGCGGTCTTCCTCGACGAGGCGAGCGCCGCCAACGCCCCGCTGCTTGTGGTGCCCGGCTCACAGAGCCACGGCCTGGTCGACGAGGTGACGCTCGACCGCGCCGACGAGGGCTATACCCTGCTGGAGATCGATCCGCCGACGCTCAAGGCCATGGTCGAGGCGCGGGGGCTGAAGGCCCTAACCGGCCCGCCCGGCTCGGTCGCCTTCCTCCACTGCAACATCGTGCACGGCTCGGCCAACAACATCACGCCGCTGCGCCGGGCGGTGATCTACGCTATCTACAACGCGGTCTCCAACGCCTGCGTCGGCGGCGGTCGCGCCTGGCACCACGCGGGACGGGACTTCACGCCGATCGAGGCGCTGGCCGAGGACTGCCTGCTGGCTCTGGCGGCGGAACGGGATGGCGACGCCATCGGGAGAGAAAGCGCATGA
- a CDS encoding DUF6494 family protein has product MNEDVFNMELRKFLKKVGVTSQREIEGAVRAALDSGKLSGTETLKAKVRLTVEGLDLGQDIEGEIALS; this is encoded by the coding sequence ATGAACGAGGACGTGTTCAACATGGAGCTGCGCAAGTTCCTGAAAAAGGTCGGGGTGACCTCGCAGCGGGAGATCGAGGGCGCGGTCCGCGCCGCGCTCGACTCGGGCAAGCTGAGCGGCACGGAGACCCTCAAGGCCAAGGTCCGGCTGACCGTCGAGGGGCTCGACCTGGGCCAAGACATCGAGGGCGAGATCGCGCTGAGTTGA
- a CDS encoding glycerophosphodiester phosphodiesterase, protein MARRLSTASIASLVVFLLLLGAAVLSSLRYEGPPVTAVSAWPAFDLQGHRGARGLMPENSLPGFEAALALGVTTLEMDVGVSRDGVLVVHHDRRIDPVRTRNPDGSWFEGAPPALTDLTLAELQAFDLGRVDPESEAAGRFAEQRGLDGVAMPTLEAVLRRAEALSGGAVRYNIETKISPLAPEESPDPETMAEIMVALLRETGTAERATIQSFDWRSLQAVQALDPDIVTVYLTAERDWLDNLGRGRDGVSPWTAGFDIDAFEGSIAEMIKAAGGAVWSPYYRDLRAPDLREARNLGLRVVPWTVNRPADMASLIDLGVDGIITDYPDRLRAVMAGKGLALPPAYAAASAPD, encoded by the coding sequence TTGGCACGGCGTCTGTCCACCGCCTCGATCGCCTCGCTCGTCGTCTTTCTCCTGCTCCTGGGCGCGGCGGTGCTGTCCTCTCTCCGCTACGAAGGCCCTCCCGTTACGGCGGTGTCGGCCTGGCCCGCCTTCGACCTGCAGGGCCATCGTGGCGCGCGCGGCCTCATGCCGGAGAACAGCCTGCCCGGCTTCGAGGCCGCGCTGGCGCTCGGCGTCACCACGCTGGAGATGGACGTCGGCGTGAGCCGCGACGGCGTGCTGGTGGTCCATCACGACCGCCGGATCGACCCGGTTCGCACGCGCAATCCCGACGGAAGCTGGTTCGAGGGCGCGCCGCCGGCGCTGACCGATCTGACATTGGCCGAGCTGCAGGCCTTCGATCTCGGCCGGGTCGACCCGGAGAGCGAGGCGGCCGGCCGCTTTGCCGAGCAGCGGGGCCTCGACGGCGTCGCCATGCCCACGCTGGAGGCCGTGCTGCGGCGCGCCGAGGCGCTCTCGGGCGGCGCGGTCCGCTACAACATCGAGACCAAGATCTCGCCCCTGGCGCCGGAGGAGTCGCCCGACCCCGAGACTATGGCCGAGATCATGGTCGCGCTGCTTCGGGAGACCGGCACGGCGGAGCGCGCCACGATCCAGTCCTTCGACTGGCGCAGCCTGCAGGCGGTGCAGGCGCTCGACCCGGACATCGTCACCGTCTACCTCACGGCGGAGCGGGACTGGCTCGACAACCTCGGGCGCGGTCGGGACGGCGTCTCGCCCTGGACCGCCGGCTTCGACATCGACGCCTTCGAAGGCTCGATCGCGGAGATGATCAAGGCGGCGGGCGGCGCGGTCTGGTCGCCCTACTACCGCGATCTCCGAGCGCCCGACCTGCGCGAGGCCAGGAACCTCGGCCTCCGGGTCGTCCCCTGGACGGTCAACCGCCCGGCCGACATGGCATCGCTGATCGATCTCGGCGTCGACGGCATCATCACCGACTATCCCGACCGACTGCGCGCGGTCATGGCCGGCAAGGGCTTGGCGTTGCCGCCGGCCTATGCCGCGGCGTCTGCCCCGGACTAG
- a CDS encoding cupin domain-containing protein, which yields MVKAVDIKATIAPLPVLRGRGPETSEAEAGAAFATLAEYEAGGVFAGSFDGSSPWERHPNGDELVQILGGAARVTVLTDEGPQVLDMRAGMLTVVPRNCWHRFEAPGGVTVMTMTPQPTFHSDAEDPRGEE from the coding sequence GTGGTCAAGGCCGTCGACATCAAAGCCACGATCGCGCCGCTGCCGGTCTTGCGCGGACGCGGCCCCGAGACGAGCGAGGCCGAGGCCGGCGCCGCCTTCGCGACGCTGGCCGAGTACGAGGCCGGCGGCGTCTTCGCCGGCAGCTTCGACGGCAGCAGTCCCTGGGAGCGCCATCCGAACGGCGACGAGCTGGTCCAGATCCTGGGCGGCGCCGCGCGGGTAACGGTGCTGACCGACGAGGGGCCCCAGGTGCTCGACATGCGGGCCGGGATGCTGACCGTCGTGCCGCGCAACTGCTGGCACCGCTTCGAGGCGCCGGGCGGCGTGACCGTCATGACCATGACGCCGCAGCCGACCTTTCATTCCGACGCGGAGGACCCGCGCGGCGAGGAATAG
- a CDS encoding FMN-binding negative transcriptional regulator encodes MYVPQVFALDDKAEIDRIIRQFSFGLLVTAPGGAPQATHLPFLWDAAAGPKGTLLGHMARANAHWRDFARLAAAEQEALVVFQGEHGYVSPNWYQPGPAVPTWNYLAVHLYGRPRLVEAPAEMRAMMVRLADGYEQGFETPWTLDSQPADYEARMMRGIVAFEIPVTRVEAKAKLSQNRPAEDRTAVIAALEASGRAGDRELGGVMRKILA; translated from the coding sequence ATGTATGTTCCACAGGTCTTTGCCCTGGACGACAAAGCCGAGATCGACCGGATAATCCGGCAGTTCTCCTTCGGCCTTCTCGTGACCGCGCCCGGCGGCGCGCCCCAGGCGACGCACCTGCCGTTCCTCTGGGACGCCGCCGCGGGGCCGAAGGGGACCCTGCTCGGCCACATGGCGCGGGCCAACGCCCACTGGCGGGACTTCGCGCGTTTGGCGGCGGCAGAGCAGGAGGCCTTGGTGGTGTTCCAGGGGGAGCACGGCTATGTCTCGCCCAACTGGTACCAGCCGGGCCCGGCGGTGCCGACCTGGAACTACCTCGCGGTCCACCTCTACGGCCGGCCGCGGCTGGTCGAGGCCCCGGCGGAGATGCGCGCGATGATGGTGCGCCTGGCCGACGGCTACGAGCAGGGCTTCGAAACACCCTGGACTTTGGACAGCCAACCGGCGGACTACGAAGCCAGGATGATGCGCGGCATCGTCGCCTTCGAGATCCCCGTCACGCGAGTCGAGGCCAAGGCCAAGCTCAGCCAGAACCGCCCGGCGGAGGACCGGACCGCCGTCATCGCGGCGCTGGAAGCCAGCGGCCGGGCCGGCGACCGGGAACTGGGCGGCGTCATGCGCAAGATCCTCGCGTGA
- a CDS encoding SDR family oxidoreductase — MSRVLIVTGGGRGIGAAAARLGAAQGYAVCVNYRADGEAAQAVVQSITGNGGRAIPVQADVSREDEVARLFETAGRELGPVTALVNNAGVAGQVDRLADVPAERVRHIVDTNVYGVIWPCREAVRRMSTRLGGMGGAIVNLSSGAATIGSPGQYVWYAAAKGAVDSFTLGLAKEVAGEGIRVNAVAPGFVKTRIHADSGLPKRIEEEAPKVPIGRAAEPEEIAEPILWLLSDAASYTTGAILRVAGGR; from the coding sequence ATGAGCAGGGTCCTGATCGTCACCGGCGGCGGGCGCGGGATCGGCGCGGCTGCCGCGCGCTTGGGCGCTGCCCAGGGCTACGCCGTCTGCGTCAACTACCGTGCGGATGGAGAGGCGGCGCAAGCCGTCGTGCAGTCCATCACCGGGAACGGCGGCCGCGCGATTCCGGTCCAGGCCGACGTTTCCCGCGAGGACGAGGTGGCGCGCCTCTTCGAGACCGCCGGCCGGGAGCTCGGGCCGGTGACCGCCCTGGTCAACAATGCGGGCGTCGCCGGGCAGGTCGACCGCCTGGCCGACGTGCCGGCGGAGCGTGTCCGGCACATCGTCGACACCAACGTCTACGGCGTCATCTGGCCCTGCCGCGAGGCGGTGCGGCGCATGTCGACCCGGCTCGGCGGAATGGGCGGGGCGATCGTCAACCTGTCTTCGGGCGCGGCGACGATCGGCAGCCCGGGCCAGTACGTCTGGTACGCGGCGGCCAAGGGCGCGGTCGACAGCTTCACCCTGGGTCTCGCCAAGGAGGTGGCCGGCGAGGGCATCCGGGTCAACGCCGTCGCGCCCGGTTTCGTCAAGACCCGGATCCACGCCGACTCGGGCCTGCCCAAGCGGATCGAGGAGGAGGCGCCCAAGGTGCCGATCGGCCGCGCCGCCGAGCCCGAGGAGATCGCCGAGCCGATCCTCTGGCTGCTGTCGGACGCGGCCTCCTACACCACCGGCGCGATCCTGCGTGTCGCCGGAGGGCGCTAA
- a CDS encoding Gfo/Idh/MocA family oxidoreductase, whose product MNLYALLQERAAAGKPVTAGLIGAGKFGSMFLAQARATPGLQVTWIADLSVERSRAALVATGWSSDEAAEVTLSEDSDALIAAPEVEVVIEATGNPAAGIAHARAACREGKHIVMVNVEADVLAGPLLAREARRAGLVYSLAYGDQPAMICELVDWARAAGLPVVAAGKGTKYLPAFHASTPDTVWTHFGITPEAAAAGGMNPQMFNSFVDGTKSGIEMAAVANATGLTPAPGGLVFPPCGTEELATVLRPASEGGTLVHKGQVEVISSVQRDGSPVERDLRWGVYVVFEAPSDYTARCFGEYGLAVDPSGRTAAMYKPYHLIGLELGISVLSAALRGESTGAATGFRGDVAAVAKRALKAGEVLDGEGGYTVWGRLMPAADSLAKGALPIGLAHGVELVRDVAEGEAVTWADVALDESDQTLRVRREMEAAFTGDMASAAE is encoded by the coding sequence ATGAACCTCTACGCCCTCCTGCAAGAGCGGGCGGCCGCCGGCAAGCCGGTGACGGCGGGCCTGATCGGGGCCGGCAAGTTCGGCTCCATGTTCCTGGCCCAGGCACGGGCGACGCCAGGGCTTCAGGTGACCTGGATCGCCGATCTCAGCGTCGAGCGGTCGCGGGCCGCGCTGGTGGCGACCGGCTGGTCCTCGGACGAGGCTGCCGAGGTCACGCTGAGCGAGGATTCCGACGCGCTGATCGCCGCGCCCGAAGTCGAGGTGGTGATCGAGGCGACAGGCAATCCCGCCGCCGGGATCGCCCACGCCCGCGCCGCCTGCCGCGAGGGCAAGCACATCGTGATGGTCAACGTCGAGGCCGATGTCCTGGCCGGGCCGCTGCTGGCCCGCGAGGCGCGCCGGGCCGGCCTTGTCTACTCGCTCGCCTACGGAGACCAGCCGGCGATGATCTGCGAGCTGGTCGACTGGGCCCGGGCCGCCGGCTTGCCCGTGGTCGCGGCCGGCAAGGGCACCAAGTACCTGCCGGCCTTCCACGCCTCGACGCCGGACACGGTCTGGACCCACTTCGGCATCACGCCGGAGGCCGCGGCGGCCGGCGGCATGAACCCGCAGATGTTCAACTCCTTCGTGGATGGCACCAAGTCGGGAATCGAGATGGCGGCCGTCGCCAACGCCACCGGCCTCACCCCAGCGCCCGGCGGCCTGGTCTTCCCACCCTGTGGCACCGAGGAGCTGGCGACCGTCCTTAGGCCCGCAAGCGAGGGCGGCACGCTGGTCCACAAGGGCCAGGTCGAGGTGATCTCCTCGGTGCAGCGCGACGGCTCCCCGGTCGAGCGCGACCTGCGCTGGGGCGTCTACGTCGTCTTCGAAGCACCGTCGGACTACACCGCCCGCTGCTTCGGCGAGTACGGCCTGGCGGTCGACCCGAGCGGCCGCACCGCCGCCATGTACAAGCCCTATCACCTGATCGGCCTCGAGCTCGGGATCTCGGTGCTTTCCGCCGCCCTGCGCGGCGAGTCGACCGGCGCGGCCACGGGATTCCGCGGCGACGTGGCGGCGGTCGCCAAGCGCGCGCTCAAGGCCGGCGAGGTCCTGGACGGGGAGGGCGGCTACACGGTCTGGGGCCGTCTCATGCCGGCGGCCGACAGCCTGGCCAAGGGCGCCCTGCCGATCGGTCTCGCACACGGGGTCGAGCTGGTCCGCGACGTGGCCGAGGGCGAAGCGGTTACCTGGGCCGACGTGGCGCTCGACGAGTCTGACCAGACCCTGCGGGTCCGCCGCGAGATGGAGGCGGCATTCACCGGCGACATGGCCAGCGCCGCCGAGTAG
- a CDS encoding phytanoyl-CoA dioxygenase family protein has protein sequence MKLTEEQIARFEEEGYLFLPDVFDAEEVAVLNREVPRIFADEREEVWREKDGKAVRTAFAAHHYNEAFGRLGGHPRLIEPVQQLLGGPVYIHQFKINGKAAFDGDVWQWHQDYGTWARDDLMPEPRAMNIALFLDEVTEFNGPLMFIPKSHREGVYEAGHDLATTSYPLWTLDKAKITELAERGGMVAPKGPAGSVLLFHCNLVHASPPNISPWSRTIVYLSLCHVENHIRRFKRAEWIAHRDFTPIEPLSDDCLAALARAGQAAE, from the coding sequence ATGAAACTGACCGAAGAGCAGATCGCCCGCTTCGAGGAGGAGGGGTATCTCTTCCTGCCGGACGTCTTCGACGCCGAGGAGGTCGCCGTGCTCAACCGCGAGGTGCCGCGCATCTTCGCCGACGAGCGCGAGGAGGTCTGGCGCGAGAAGGACGGCAAGGCCGTGCGCACCGCCTTCGCCGCCCACCACTACAACGAGGCCTTCGGCCGCCTGGGCGGCCATCCGCGGCTGATCGAGCCGGTCCAGCAGCTCTTGGGCGGGCCGGTCTACATCCACCAGTTCAAGATCAACGGCAAGGCGGCCTTCGACGGCGACGTCTGGCAATGGCATCAGGACTACGGCACCTGGGCGCGCGACGATCTCATGCCCGAGCCCAGGGCCATGAACATCGCGCTCTTCCTCGACGAGGTGACCGAGTTCAACGGCCCGCTGATGTTCATCCCCAAGAGCCACCGCGAAGGCGTCTACGAGGCGGGGCACGACCTGGCGACAACCTCCTACCCGCTCTGGACCCTGGACAAGGCGAAGATCACGGAGTTAGCCGAGCGCGGCGGCATGGTCGCGCCCAAGGGGCCGGCGGGCTCGGTGCTGCTGTTCCACTGCAACCTGGTGCACGCCTCGCCGCCCAACATCAGCCCCTGGAGCCGCACCATCGTCTATCTGAGCCTCTGCCACGTCGAGAACCACATCCGCCGGTTCAAGCGCGCCGAGTGGATCGCCCACCGCGACTTCACGCCGATCGAGCCGCTCTCCGACGACTGCCTCGCGGCCCTCGCCCGCGCCGGCCAGGCGGCGGAGTAG